The Mercurialis annua linkage group LG2, ddMerAnnu1.2, whole genome shotgun sequence genome contains a region encoding:
- the LOC126668150 gene encoding 2S seed storage albumin protein-like, with the protein MAYLIPTVATIAVLLIITANASSAYRTATITTTTVDETNPTGKIMECRSDVDKAKLNDCALYMLGSKQDYVQRCCNEIKRVGEDCQCDAPKIVSLKLLEKGMVELDEFDGVIERASFISSSCGLRQRCRGRSIFF; encoded by the coding sequence ATGGCATATCTCATTCCTACTGTAGCAACCATCGCTGTTCTTCTGATCATCACAGCCAATGCATCATCTGCCTACAGAACCGCCACCATCACCACCACCACGGTGGACGAAACCAACCCGACAGGAAAGATAATGGAATGCCGCAGCGATGTGGACAAGGCAAAGTTGAACGACTGTGCGCTGTACATGCTGGGATCAAAACAAGACTATGTCCAGCGGTGCTGCAATGAAATAAAGCGAGTAGGTGAAGATTGCCAATGTGACGCACCCAAAATTGTTTCTCTGAAACTGCTGGAGAAGGGTATGGTAGAGCTGGACGAGTTTGACGGGGTGATAGAGAGAGCAAGtttcatttcttcttcttgtggGCTTCGACAGCGTTGCCGTGGCCGATCAATCTTCTTCTAA